The following proteins are encoded in a genomic region of Victivallis lenta:
- the wbaP gene encoding undecaprenyl-phosphate galactose phosphotransferase WbaP, translating to MRSARIRILILMLADVLCFTLIPIAVIWCMDAFFWEAPVNWKIYLRMWPFIGVFVGCNIFIRLYHGDVAYPGAALGAIEEQRRIFFSTALAYLLLFAFLALSHRAQGISRMALILSWLLTFLLLPIFRWWARCLMKRYRFGQIRVLIAGAGLTGTMVAKELRRDKYFGFDVVGFLDDSPKLRGSCPVEGVPVVGTLGYARKAARKYNTDYMICCIPITLVTEMLENYSKYFRHVMIIPDNRVFPISWAYPVYLSGFSGIEIRNQLLLPMPRMAKGILEVFVSLVAFVTLLPLFLILAFLVKISSRGPIFYRARRLGVNRKTIRVLKFRTMYVDADQRLETLLAEDPEMERQWREKFKLENDPRVTPLGRFLRKTSLDELPQFWNVLTGDMAVIGPRPIVEAEVKYYGERYASLSRVKPGITGLWQVSGRSELDYPQRVNLDISYIMNWTIWMDYYIFLKTVKEVILCRGAR from the coding sequence ATGCGTTCCGCCCGAATACGAATCCTCATCCTGATGCTGGCGGACGTTCTCTGCTTCACGCTGATTCCCATTGCGGTGATCTGGTGCATGGACGCATTTTTCTGGGAGGCTCCCGTCAACTGGAAGATTTACCTTCGGATGTGGCCCTTCATCGGCGTATTCGTCGGCTGCAATATTTTCATCCGGCTCTATCACGGCGACGTCGCCTATCCGGGCGCCGCGCTCGGTGCGATCGAGGAACAGCGGCGGATTTTCTTTTCGACCGCGCTGGCTTATCTGCTGCTGTTTGCGTTTCTGGCGCTGTCGCACCGGGCTCAGGGAATTTCGCGCATGGCGCTGATTCTGAGCTGGCTGCTGACCTTCCTGCTTCTGCCGATTTTCCGCTGGTGGGCGCGCTGTCTGATGAAGCGGTATCGGTTCGGGCAGATCAGGGTGCTGATCGCCGGGGCCGGACTGACCGGGACGATGGTGGCGAAGGAGCTGCGCCGCGACAAATATTTCGGGTTCGACGTGGTCGGTTTCCTCGACGACTCCCCGAAGCTGCGCGGCAGCTGTCCCGTCGAAGGTGTCCCGGTGGTCGGCACGCTCGGATATGCCCGGAAAGCCGCGCGAAAGTACAATACGGACTACATGATCTGCTGCATCCCGATCACGCTGGTCACCGAAATGCTGGAAAATTATTCGAAGTATTTCCGGCACGTCATGATCATTCCGGACAACCGGGTGTTCCCGATTTCGTGGGCGTACCCGGTTTATCTCTCCGGTTTCAGCGGAATCGAGATCCGCAACCAGCTTCTGCTGCCGATGCCGCGCATGGCCAAGGGGATTCTGGAGGTGTTCGTTTCGCTGGTTGCCTTCGTTACGCTCCTGCCGCTGTTCCTGATCCTTGCGTTTCTGGTGAAGATTTCGAGCCGCGGCCCCATTTTCTACCGGGCGCGGCGGCTCGGGGTGAACCGCAAGACGATCCGTGTCCTCAAATTCCGCACCATGTATGTCGATGCGGACCAGCGGCTGGAGACGCTGCTTGCCGAGGACCCCGAAATGGAGCGCCAGTGGCGGGAGAAGTTCAAGCTGGAGAATGATCCGCGGGTGACGCCGCTCGGCCGTTTTCTCCGCAAGACGAGTCTGGACGAACTGCCGCAGTTCTGGAACGTGCTGACCGGCGACATGGCGGTGATCGGTCCGCGCCCGATCGTGGAGGCGGAGGTCAAGTATTACGGTGAGCGCTATGCCTCCCTGAGCCGGGTGAAGCCCGGAATCACCGGGCTCTGGCAGGTCTCCGGCCGCAGCGAGCTGGATTATCCGCAGCGCGTCAACCTCGATATCAGCTACATCATGAACTGGACGATCTGGATGGACTACTACATTTTCCTCAAGACCGTCAAGGAAGTCATCCTCTGCCGCGGCGCCCGCTGA
- a CDS encoding tetratricopeptide repeat protein, whose amino-acid sequence MPGRTFIPCILLLALAASVRCGEPESLRAKACALMLAGHESEAVEAYRAAAEQGDTNAEIALGYAWLDGEGVPADPETARHWFARAAEKGSARGQYALGYLFDRTGEYELARRYYRLAAEQGHIPALCNLGVLLENGDGGPADIPEAVRLYQAAVDQGDELAALNLARLYDSGAEGFERDSAAAAHYYRISARRNHPDGQYAFGSACCHGDGVEQDYAEARRWFRYAAAAGRPEAMLALGILYRDGKGVDQDYAAARRWFREAGEAGEGAGFTSLGILDYNGTDREADFTAAARNFRRGAELGDPRAMLYLAECCRDGDGVERDCAKAVEWFLRAGDEKEADAYQSLGRLYFDGDGVERDCEAALRCFERGAELGDAASMTMAGYIHDNACGVERNRKLGFEWYSRGAEAGDSTAIFNLGIMYENGEYVEKNLAEALRRYRQSARKKNIHALCRLGQLYLNGSGVPADPRLALRCFSEAAALGSGEAAYELYRLCGEEGAFSAGPRLARRWLVRAADAENPAAQLELGRQLKEEKSPEAESRFAAVWNHKGAAAPLLSAACLELAGGYLAAGDIEKAGRLIEEAAARVPPETLYELYRVFRRKYPETARPALEAAAARKHQPAVRELERLRKQ is encoded by the coding sequence ATGCCGGGCCGAACATTCATTCCATGCATTCTTCTCCTCGCTCTCGCCGCGTCAGTCCGGTGCGGGGAACCCGAATCACTCCGGGCCAAAGCCTGCGCGCTCATGCTGGCCGGACATGAATCCGAAGCCGTCGAAGCGTACCGGGCCGCGGCGGAACAGGGAGACACCAATGCCGAAATCGCGCTCGGTTATGCCTGGCTCGACGGAGAAGGCGTTCCCGCCGACCCGGAGACGGCCCGGCACTGGTTCGCAAGAGCTGCGGAAAAGGGCAGCGCCCGCGGACAATACGCGCTCGGGTATCTGTTCGACCGGACGGGGGAATACGAACTCGCCCGCCGCTATTACCGCCTCGCGGCGGAACAGGGGCATATCCCGGCGCTCTGCAATCTCGGTGTTCTTCTGGAAAACGGCGACGGCGGTCCCGCCGACATCCCGGAAGCGGTCCGGCTCTATCAGGCCGCCGTTGACCAGGGCGACGAACTCGCCGCCCTGAACCTCGCCCGGCTCTATGACTCCGGCGCGGAAGGGTTCGAGCGCGACAGTGCGGCAGCGGCGCATTATTACCGGATATCCGCCCGCCGCAACCACCCGGACGGGCAATATGCCTTCGGCAGCGCCTGCTGTCACGGCGACGGTGTCGAACAGGATTATGCGGAAGCCCGCCGCTGGTTCCGGTATGCCGCGGCGGCCGGCAGGCCGGAAGCCATGCTGGCTCTGGGAATTCTCTACCGCGACGGCAAGGGGGTCGATCAGGATTACGCGGCCGCCCGCCGCTGGTTCCGCGAAGCGGGCGAAGCCGGCGAAGGCGCCGGTTTCACCTCCCTCGGGATACTGGACTACAACGGGACGGACCGGGAAGCCGACTTCACCGCCGCGGCGCGGAACTTCCGGCGCGGCGCGGAGCTCGGCGACCCGAGGGCCATGCTTTATCTGGCCGAATGCTGCCGGGACGGCGACGGCGTCGAGCGCGACTGCGCCAAAGCGGTCGAGTGGTTTCTGCGCGCCGGGGACGAGAAGGAAGCCGACGCGTACCAGAGTCTCGGCCGGCTCTATTTCGACGGGGACGGCGTCGAACGCGACTGCGAAGCGGCCCTGCGCTGCTTCGAACGCGGCGCGGAGCTCGGCGACGCCGCCTCGATGACCATGGCCGGCTACATCCACGACAATGCGTGCGGCGTGGAGCGGAACCGGAAGCTCGGGTTCGAATGGTACAGCCGCGGCGCGGAAGCGGGAGATTCCACCGCGATCTTCAACCTCGGCATCATGTACGAAAACGGCGAATATGTCGAAAAAAACCTCGCCGAAGCGCTGCGGAGATACCGCCAGTCCGCCCGGAAAAAGAACATCCATGCCCTCTGCCGCCTCGGGCAGCTCTATCTGAACGGCAGCGGCGTCCCCGCCGATCCCCGGCTGGCGCTCCGCTGTTTTTCGGAAGCGGCGGCACTCGGCAGCGGAGAAGCCGCCTATGAGCTGTACCGCCTGTGCGGGGAAGAGGGCGCCTTCTCCGCCGGTCCCCGGCTGGCGCGCCGCTGGCTGGTCCGGGCGGCGGATGCCGAAAACCCCGCCGCCCAGCTTGAACTCGGGCGGCAGCTGAAGGAGGAGAAGAGTCCCGAAGCCGAATCCCGTTTCGCCGCGGTATGGAATCATAAGGGCGCGGCCGCCCCGCTTCTCTCCGCCGCCTGTCTCGAGCTGGCCGGCGGTTATCTCGCAGCCGGCGACATCGAAAAAGCCGGCCGCCTCATCGAAGAAGCCGCCGCCCGGGTTCCGCCCGAAACATTGTACGAGCTGTACCGGGTCTTCCGCCGCAAATACCCGGAAACCGCCCGCCCGGCACTCGAAGCGGCCGCCGCCCGGAAGCATCAGCCGGCCGTCCGGGAACTCGAACGGCTGCGGAAACAGTAG